A single window of Intrasporangium calvum DSM 43043 DNA harbors:
- a CDS encoding L-lactate permease has translation MLATFPIVTGLAADDFTQSLAPVGGSLALSALVGLLPLVVVFLLLGVLKTQAWVAALAGLGTAVLVAVLGYGMPASLALMSATQGGVFGVFPIMWIVLTALWLYQLTVTSGRFEDLRATFNMVSEDPRIQAVLIAFCFGGLLEALAGFGAPVAITATMLIALGVAPLRAAGTVLLANTAPVAFGAIAIPITTAATLTGIPESTIGAIVGRQAPLLAVVVPLLLLLVVDGKRGLREVWPAALVTGLSFAVAQFLTSNFLSVALTDIVASLAGLGATVLFLRVWTPVGAREAHERLEAGRHQEHAAAVAAGRTPAGSVAGSVAGSVAGSVAGSATTATATRARVDGTSGAGSDGGRLPTARIWMGLFPYLLVIAVFSVSKLVPPVKAFLAGTDQKIAWPGLDGHVLSAAGKPISSTVYSFQWLSSPGTMLLLSGIVVAIAYRISARQAVRDFTGTVVKLRWAILTVASVLALAYVMNFSGQTISIGTWIAGTGAFFAFLSPVLGWIGTAVTGSDTSANALFAKLQATAGSHAGINESLLVSANTTGGVVGKMISPQNLTIAASSAGLDGQESAILRRVLPWSLGLLLFLCVLVFLQSTPILGWMLP, from the coding sequence ATGCTCGCGACCTTCCCGATCGTCACCGGCCTCGCGGCCGACGACTTCACCCAGTCCCTCGCCCCCGTCGGCGGCAGCCTTGCCCTGTCCGCGCTCGTGGGGCTGCTCCCGCTCGTCGTCGTCTTCCTCCTGCTCGGGGTCCTGAAGACCCAGGCGTGGGTGGCCGCCCTCGCCGGCCTGGGCACCGCCGTGCTCGTCGCGGTCCTCGGCTACGGGATGCCGGCCTCGCTCGCCCTGATGTCGGCGACGCAGGGCGGCGTCTTCGGCGTCTTCCCGATCATGTGGATCGTCCTCACGGCGCTGTGGCTCTACCAGCTGACCGTGACCAGCGGCCGGTTCGAGGACCTTCGCGCCACCTTCAACATGGTGAGCGAGGACCCACGCATCCAAGCGGTCCTCATCGCCTTCTGTTTCGGCGGTCTGCTCGAGGCGCTCGCCGGCTTCGGCGCACCGGTGGCCATCACGGCGACGATGCTCATCGCCCTCGGCGTCGCGCCGCTGCGGGCCGCGGGGACGGTCCTGCTCGCGAACACGGCGCCGGTCGCCTTCGGGGCCATCGCCATCCCGATCACCACCGCAGCCACGCTGACCGGCATCCCGGAGTCGACGATCGGCGCCATCGTCGGTCGGCAGGCCCCGCTCCTCGCCGTCGTCGTCCCCCTCCTCCTCCTGCTCGTCGTCGACGGCAAGCGGGGCCTTCGCGAGGTCTGGCCGGCCGCCCTCGTCACCGGACTGTCCTTCGCCGTGGCCCAGTTCCTCACCTCCAACTTCCTGTCCGTCGCCCTGACCGACATCGTCGCCTCGCTCGCCGGCCTGGGGGCGACCGTGCTCTTCCTCCGCGTCTGGACTCCCGTCGGGGCTCGCGAGGCGCACGAGCGTCTCGAAGCCGGTCGGCACCAGGAGCACGCCGCAGCCGTCGCTGCCGGCCGCACCCCCGCCGGCTCGGTGGCCGGTTCGGTGGCCGGTTCGGTGGCCGGTTCAGTGGCCGGCTCCGCGACGACTGCCACGGCCACCCGGGCGCGGGTGGACGGCACCTCGGGTGCCGGGTCCGACGGCGGGCGGCTGCCCACCGCCCGGATCTGGATGGGCCTGTTCCCCTACCTGCTCGTCATCGCCGTCTTCTCCGTGTCCAAGCTCGTGCCGCCGGTCAAGGCGTTCCTCGCGGGCACCGACCAGAAGATCGCGTGGCCAGGGCTCGACGGTCACGTCCTCAGTGCAGCGGGCAAGCCGATCTCCTCGACCGTCTACTCGTTCCAGTGGCTGTCCAGCCCCGGGACGATGCTGCTGCTCTCCGGCATCGTCGTCGCGATCGCCTACCGGATCAGTGCCCGGCAGGCCGTGCGCGACTTCACCGGCACGGTCGTCAAGCTGCGGTGGGCGATCCTCACCGTGGCGAGCGTCCTGGCGCTGGCCTACGTCATGAACTTCTCCGGTCAGACGATCTCCATCGGCACGTGGATCGCCGGGACCGGAGCCTTCTTCGCCTTCCTGTCGCCGGTCCTCGGCTGGATCGGCACGGCGGTCACCGGCTCCGACACGAGCGCCAACGCCCTCTTCGCCAAGCTGCAGGCGACGGCCGGGTCGCACGCCGGGATCAACGAGAGCCTGCTCGTCTCGGCGAACACGACCGGTGGCGTCGTCGGCAAGATGATCAGCCCGCAGAACCTCACCATCGCGGCCAGCTCGGCCGGGCTCGACGGGCAGGAGTCGGCCATCCTGCGGCGCGTCCTGCCGTGGAGCCTGGGGCTGCTCCTCTTCCTTTGTGTCCTCGTATTCCTCCAGTCGACGCCGATTCTCGGTTGGATGTTGCCATGA